DNA sequence from the Chryseobacterium turcicum genome:
AATTGGTTTTAAGATCTAAAAATATTTACGGTCCTTACGAGGAAAAAATAGTTCTCGAACAGGGAAAAACAAAAATAAACGGACCTCATCAAGGAGCTTGGGTTGATACTCCTTCAGGTGAAGATTGGTTTTACCATTTTCAGGATGTGGATGCAGGTGGAAGAATTGTACATCTTCAGCCGATGAAATGGGAAAAAGATTGGCCTGTAATGGGAATTGACAATGATAAAAACGGAATTGGCGAACCGGTTCTTACTTATAAAAAACCAAACGTTGGAAAAACTTATCCCGTTGTTACTCCACCTGAAACTGATGAATTTGATGGTGAAAAATTAGGTTTACAATGGCAATGGAGCGCTAACGAAAATATCGTTTGGTCATCTAAACTTCCGGGGCAAAAATTTCTGAGATTATTCTCCATGAAAATGGGTGAAAATGATAAAAACCTTTGGAATGTTCCGAATCTTTTGACTCAAAAATTTCCCGCTCCCAACTTTGTTGCTTCAACAAAAGTTAAATTAACTCCAGAAGATGCCAAAGAAGGAAAAACCGCCGGACTTTTAGTAATGGGAATGGATCATGCTTCGATTGTCATCACTAATAAAACTGACGGTTATTATGTTCAATTAAGAAAAGCTGAAAAGGTTGAAAAAGGTGGTGAAGAAAAGATTTTATTTGAAACCAAATTAAAAGGAAACGAAGCTTACTTAAAAGTTAATGTCAATGAGCCTAATGGAATTTGTACATTCAGTTACAGCGAAAATGGTAAAAACTTTATCAAAGCAGGAGAACCATTTCAGGCAAAACCAGGAAAATGGATTGGTGCTAAAGTAGGATTATATTCCGTAAGCACACAGAAAGCAAACCGTGGTGGCTACGCTGATTTTGAATATTTTAGAATTACAAAAAATTAATTTTCACTCTCACTGATTTCGCAGATAATTTTAAAAAAAACATGCACAATCTGTTTCATCTGTGATGAGATAAAAACTTTAAAATGAACAAAACATTTAATCATATCATTTCATTTTTAGCTGTGGCATTTCTTCTTACTTCATGTCAGTCGCAAAATGTTGTAGCCAAAAATAAAAGTAATAAAAAGGTTACTCATATTTACCTCATCGGCGATTCTACAATGGCAGATTACACAGGAGATTACGAGCCCGGAAAAGATTATATGAAAGTCCGTTATCCGATTACAGGATGGGGACAGGTTTTTCAGCCGTTTTTTGTAAAAGACAGTTTGAAAGGTTTTTCAGCATTAAAAGATTCGGTAAAAATCATTGACAGAGCACATGGAGGAAGAAGTACGAGAACATTTTTTCAGGAAGGAAGATGGCGATATGTTTATGAGCATCTGAAACCCAACGATTATGTTATTATGCAATTTGGTCACAATGACGGCTCAGAAAAACATACAGAACGGTATGTAAATATCGAAGGCTACAAAGAATTTTTAAGATTATTTGTCACTCAAACTATCCAAAAAGGAGGTAAGCCAATTATTGTAACTCCGGTTGCGAGAAATTACCCTTGGAATGATGGAAAATTAGAAAACGTTCATGGTGAATATTGGCAGGCTCCCATTGATATTGCGAAAGAAATGAAGATTCCGTATATCGATTTAAATAAACTTTCTATGGATTTTTTCACCAAAAAAGGTCAGGATTATGTGAGCAGTCATTACTTTATGAACCTTCCAGAAGAAGTTTATGAAGCCTATCCTAAAGGTCAGAAAGACAACACACACTTTCAGCCGGACGGAGCAAAAGTGGTAGCACAGATGGTGTTCACAGAATTTAAAAATATAATTAAAACTAAATAATAAAGAAATAATGAAGAAGTCATTCAAAATAATCGGTCTTGTTGCAGCGATGATGTTTTCGGGACAGATATACGCACAAAACCTTAGCATTTATAAAGATATTGAGTTTAAAATGCCACAGGTTACAGAAACGTCTTTCGCCGCAAACACGGTGTCAATAAAAGATTTTGGAGGTATTACAGGTGGAAAAGTAAAAAATACAGAAGCTTTCAAAAAAGCAATCGATGCATTGGTAAAAAAAGGCGGCGGTAAACTGGTTGTTCCCAGAGGAATGTGGTTAACAGGGCCCATTGTTTTACAGAGCAATATCAATCTTCATGTAGAAGAAGGAGCATACGTAATTTTCACTAAAGATAAAGCAGATTATCCTTTGGTAGACGTAAGTTTTGAAGGATTGGAAACCATTCGTTGCCAATCTCCAATTTCAGCAAAAAATGCCAAAAACATTGCGATTACAGGAAAAGGAGTAATCGATGGAAATGGTGATGCATGGAGAGCTGTAAAAAAAGGAAAACTATCTGAAACAGAATGGAAAAAACTGGTTGCTTCCGGCGGATTACTCTCTGCAGACGGTAAAAGCTGGTATCCTTCAGAAAGCTATAAAAAAGGATTTGAAAGCAGCTCAAGCTTCAACGTTCCAGATAAAATCGCTAAATCTGAATTGGAATCTGTAAAAGATTTCCTTCGTCCGGTAATGGTGAGCATTGTTGGTTGTGATCAGGTTCTTTTAGATGGACCAACTTTCCAAAATTCTCCGGCTTGGAACCTTCATCCATTAATGACTTCTAATTTAATTTTAAGAAATCTTACGGTTAGAAACCCTTGGTATTCTCAAAACGGTGATGGTTTAGATTTAGAGTCTTGTAAAAATGTTTTGATTTATGACAATACTTTCGACGTGGGTGACGATGCAATCTGTATTAAATCCGGAAAAAATGAAGACGGAAGAAAAAGAGGAATGCCAACTGAAAATGTAATCATTAAAAACAATATAGTGTACCACGGTCACGGAGGTTTCGTTATCGGAAGCGAAATGTCTGGTGGAGCAAGAAATATTCATGTTTCAGACTGTACGTTTATCGGAACCGATATTGGTCTTCGTTTCAAAACAACTCGTGGAAGAGGGGGCATTGTTGAAAATATTTATCTAAAAAACATTGATATGATTAATATTCCTACGCAAACCATTGGTTTTAATATGTTCTACGAAGGTTCGTCTCCTGTTTTAGAGGATGGGCAAAAAGAAGAAGGCAATAAAGCTCCTGAAAAAGTTTTTGCTGTAAATGAGGAAACGCCAATTTTCAGAAATA
Encoded proteins:
- a CDS encoding glycoside hydrolase family 43 protein; this encodes MKTKNILNILSITAFSIASTYLNAQGKPYVSEVWSADQGKNFKNPILYADYSDPDVTRVGDDYYMTASSFNEAPGLPILHSKDMVNWKLVNYAIQDVLPAKNFSTPKRGDGVWAPAIRFHKDEFYIYWGDPDFGIYMVKTKDPLGKWEEPVLVMEGKGLIDSCPFWDEDGNAYLVHGWAGSRAEVKSLLSINKMNPEGTKVLDKGIHIFDGHDAHPTVEGPKMYKRNGYYYIFAPAGGVVTGWQLVLRSKNIYGPYEEKIVLEQGKTKINGPHQGAWVDTPSGEDWFYHFQDVDAGGRIVHLQPMKWEKDWPVMGIDNDKNGIGEPVLTYKKPNVGKTYPVVTPPETDEFDGEKLGLQWQWSANENIVWSSKLPGQKFLRLFSMKMGENDKNLWNVPNLLTQKFPAPNFVASTKVKLTPEDAKEGKTAGLLVMGMDHASIVITNKTDGYYVQLRKAEKVEKGGEEKILFETKLKGNEAYLKVNVNEPNGICTFSYSENGKNFIKAGEPFQAKPGKWIGAKVGLYSVSTQKANRGGYADFEYFRITKN
- a CDS encoding rhamnogalacturonan acetylesterase, with amino-acid sequence MNKTFNHIISFLAVAFLLTSCQSQNVVAKNKSNKKVTHIYLIGDSTMADYTGDYEPGKDYMKVRYPITGWGQVFQPFFVKDSLKGFSALKDSVKIIDRAHGGRSTRTFFQEGRWRYVYEHLKPNDYVIMQFGHNDGSEKHTERYVNIEGYKEFLRLFVTQTIQKGGKPIIVTPVARNYPWNDGKLENVHGEYWQAPIDIAKEMKIPYIDLNKLSMDFFTKKGQDYVSSHYFMNLPEEVYEAYPKGQKDNTHFQPDGAKVVAQMVFTEFKNIIKTK
- a CDS encoding glycoside hydrolase family 28 protein; its protein translation is MKKSFKIIGLVAAMMFSGQIYAQNLSIYKDIEFKMPQVTETSFAANTVSIKDFGGITGGKVKNTEAFKKAIDALVKKGGGKLVVPRGMWLTGPIVLQSNINLHVEEGAYVIFTKDKADYPLVDVSFEGLETIRCQSPISAKNAKNIAITGKGVIDGNGDAWRAVKKGKLSETEWKKLVASGGLLSADGKSWYPSESYKKGFESSSSFNVPDKIAKSELESVKDFLRPVMVSIVGCDQVLLDGPTFQNSPAWNLHPLMTSNLILRNLTVRNPWYSQNGDGLDLESCKNVLIYDNTFDVGDDAICIKSGKNEDGRKRGMPTENVIIKNNIVYHGHGGFVIGSEMSGGARNIHVSDCTFIGTDIGLRFKTTRGRGGIVENIYLKNIDMINIPTQTIGFNMFYEGSSPVLEDGQKEEGNKAPEKVFAVNEETPIFRNIYFKNISAVNSYEAITINGLAEMNIKNIVIEDSQFDTKKALTIVDADGIQLKNVKLKYSEGSGAVIYNSKNIDLSTLQLESSQKPTIKVLGNKTSAVKLPKDVKGEQLSISKEVAKNTVK